A region of Microbacterium suwonense DNA encodes the following proteins:
- a CDS encoding transposase, which produces MDELGAVLDRRSFAADSGGYGQLIDWGESFGGKLTFGIEGTGSYGAGLAGAVRRRGIGTLEVMRTDRRDRRLRGKSDTIDAENAARAVLAGLATAIPKSADGTVEMIRQIKVAKDIAVKARTSAMISLKQVIVNAPDDLRQELQPLSKMALIHRCAALRPGQVTTIIASTKHTLRSIARRWEVLDAEISGHEKLLAELTAQIAPDLAKAFAVGPDTAAEMLIVAGDNPERIRSEAAFARLCGVAPIPASSGMTTRHRLNRGGHRQANAALYRVVIVRMQHHEPTKAYVARRITEGKTKSEIIRCLKRLLAREIWAAMRPIRESRPPLQIAA; this is translated from the coding sequence ATCGATGAGCTCGGCGCGGTCCTGGATCGCCGGTCTTTCGCGGCGGATTCCGGTGGATACGGTCAGCTGATCGACTGGGGCGAGTCGTTCGGTGGGAAGCTCACGTTCGGTATCGAAGGCACCGGTTCCTATGGCGCAGGCCTGGCCGGCGCAGTGCGCCGTCGTGGAATCGGGACGCTGGAGGTGATGAGAACGGACCGTCGCGACCGGCGGTTGCGAGGCAAGTCCGACACGATCGATGCCGAGAATGCAGCCAGGGCAGTTCTCGCGGGCCTGGCCACGGCCATCCCGAAGTCAGCTGACGGAACCGTGGAGATGATCCGTCAGATCAAGGTCGCCAAGGACATCGCCGTCAAGGCGCGAACATCCGCGATGATCAGCCTCAAGCAGGTCATCGTGAATGCCCCTGATGATCTGCGTCAGGAGCTGCAGCCGCTATCGAAGATGGCGCTCATTCACCGTTGCGCGGCGCTTCGTCCGGGCCAGGTGACCACGATCATCGCGTCGACCAAGCACACGTTGCGGTCGATCGCTCGTCGGTGGGAAGTACTGGATGCCGAGATCTCCGGGCATGAGAAGCTCCTGGCAGAGCTGACCGCGCAGATCGCTCCCGACCTCGCGAAAGCCTTTGCGGTCGGTCCTGACACCGCGGCCGAGATGCTGATCGTCGCCGGCGACAATCCGGAACGGATCCGTTCGGAGGCCGCGTTCGCCAGGCTCTGCGGTGTCGCCCCGATCCCCGCATCGTCGGGGATGACCACCCGACACCGGCTCAATCGGGGCGGTCACCGGCAAGCGAACGCCGCGCTCTACCGTGTCGTCATCGTTCGCATGCAGCACCACGAACCCACCAAGGCTTACGTCGCCCGCCGGATCACCGAAGGAAAGACGAAGTCTGAGATCATCCGGTGTCTGAAACGACTCCTCGCCCGCGAAATCTGGGCCGCGATGCGCCCCATCCGCGAATCCCGACCACCTCTCCAAATCGCGGCTTGA
- the dprA gene encoding DNA-processing protein DprA produces the protein MTNLSDVVQDERTARMVLSMIVEPDDAVTGRLLGELGALELLRLAERDDVVPGLSNVDAQVWRSQFERSDARTLEQNVVEAERAGIGALVPGDKEWPSALDDLGDRRPYVLWARGTTSFLARPLSDFVTITGARASTSYGDHVAGQLASDLANAERLVVAGGAYGIEGAAHRAALASGGDTIAVMANGADRMYPMGHRELLERVADLGLMVSEMPPGAVPTRHRFIARARLMAALSTATVVVEAGVRSGSMTVARRAHELGRTVGAVPGPVTSAASAGPHQLLRDGASLVTDAADLLSPRGRDGASAIRASAASRDSGRPSTATKSMSTRAL, from the coding sequence ATGACGAACCTGAGCGACGTAGTCCAGGACGAGCGCACAGCACGGATGGTGCTGTCGATGATCGTCGAACCAGACGACGCGGTAACAGGCCGACTCCTGGGCGAGCTGGGAGCGCTTGAGTTGCTCCGACTCGCCGAACGTGACGACGTGGTGCCGGGCCTCAGTAACGTTGACGCCCAGGTGTGGCGTTCCCAGTTCGAGCGCTCAGACGCTCGGACACTTGAGCAGAACGTCGTCGAAGCCGAGCGCGCTGGTATCGGCGCGCTAGTCCCCGGCGACAAGGAGTGGCCTTCCGCGCTCGACGATCTTGGCGACCGACGGCCATACGTCCTGTGGGCTCGTGGCACGACATCGTTCCTCGCGCGACCGCTCAGCGATTTCGTCACGATCACCGGCGCGAGGGCCTCGACCTCCTACGGCGACCATGTGGCCGGGCAGCTTGCCTCCGACCTCGCCAACGCTGAGCGGCTTGTCGTGGCCGGCGGTGCGTACGGCATCGAAGGAGCGGCCCATCGAGCGGCCCTTGCATCCGGCGGCGACACGATCGCGGTCATGGCGAACGGCGCAGACCGCATGTACCCGATGGGTCACCGTGAACTGCTTGAGCGGGTGGCCGACCTGGGCCTCATGGTCAGTGAGATGCCACCCGGCGCAGTCCCGACGCGCCATCGCTTCATTGCTCGGGCGCGCCTAATGGCTGCGCTCTCCACAGCGACCGTCGTGGTCGAGGCTGGCGTTCGCTCTGGATCAATGACCGTCGCCCGGCGTGCGCACGAGCTTGGCCGCACTGTCGGAGCTGTTCCCGGCCCGGTGACCAGCGCAGCGAGCGCCGGGCCGCACCAACTCCTGCGAGATGGCGCGTCACTGGTGACGGATGCCGCGGACCTGCTCTCTCCACGCGGACGTGACGGCGCAAGCGCGATCCGGGCATCTGCGGCTTCCCGCGATTCAGGGCGGCCGTCAACAGCCACGAAGTCGATGAGCACCCGCGCCCTGTAG
- a CDS encoding sulfate permease, with translation MFRLIWTLSVRTRDYLHRYMPSNRLLAGIRTRRGLKWGIPAMLVALPYILIASICSGSAADGGPGWLHLIVLWACWNALKFIIMGPLSVSVRACARLRSVVTGATTRASRRACVSQPFVSRLNRPRQWMP, from the coding sequence ATGTTCCGCCTTATCTGGACGCTCAGCGTTCGCACCCGCGACTACCTGCACCGCTACATGCCGAGCAACCGCCTGCTCGCTGGCATCCGCACCCGCCGCGGACTCAAGTGGGGGATACCCGCGATGCTGGTCGCGCTTCCGTACATCCTGATCGCCAGCATCTGCTCTGGCTCGGCAGCCGACGGCGGCCCCGGCTGGCTCCACCTCATCGTGCTGTGGGCATGCTGGAACGCGCTCAAGTTCATCATCATGGGACCCCTGAGCGTCTCCGTGCGCGCCTGCGCGAGGCTGCGGTCCGTCGTCACCGGCGCCACGACTCGCGCGTCGAGGCGAGCCTGCGTGAGCCAGCCCTTCGTGTCTAGGCTCAACCGCCCACGGCAGTGGATGCCGTGA
- a CDS encoding TetR/AcrR family transcriptional regulator produces the protein MANIRDRAITAAIELLASGGIRALTHLRVDERAGIPRGSTSNVFRTREALLLGVCEHMVASELPEIDTGFTANTPEEFAESLTTLFRYLVGPSRTVTAARLALIVEGGHDAAVRSALTAGRIGIERSILPALVALGAPDPLLGVQLIATCFEGLFLHAIGRHAHIDAEAIVAATVRTVFAPVETAR, from the coding sequence ATGGCCAATATCCGAGACCGCGCGATCACCGCCGCAATCGAGCTGCTGGCCAGCGGCGGCATCCGCGCACTGACGCATCTGCGAGTGGACGAACGCGCCGGGATCCCGCGCGGATCCACCTCGAACGTGTTCCGCACGCGTGAAGCGCTCCTGCTCGGTGTTTGCGAGCACATGGTCGCGAGCGAACTCCCCGAGATCGACACCGGCTTCACAGCGAACACGCCCGAGGAGTTCGCGGAGTCGCTGACGACGCTCTTCCGCTATCTGGTCGGCCCGTCACGCACTGTGACGGCCGCTCGCCTCGCCCTGATCGTCGAAGGTGGCCACGACGCGGCGGTCCGATCCGCGCTCACTGCGGGGCGAATCGGCATTGAGAGGTCGATCCTGCCCGCCCTCGTGGCACTCGGAGCGCCCGATCCACTGCTCGGCGTGCAGCTGATCGCGACCTGTTTCGAGGGCTTGTTTCTGCATGCGATCGGGCGGCACGCGCACATCGACGCTGAGGCGATCGTCGCGGCCACGGTGCGCACTGTCTTCGCCCCCGTCGAGACCGCACGCTGA
- a CDS encoding FAD-dependent oxidoreductase: MTDATSSVPAEATVLVVGAGPTGLTLACELARKGVPFRLIDAGAGPQIGSRGKGVQPRTLEVFEDLGIVDRVLSHGRMAMPMRSTGLDGTVTLGGAEPESLKNRPDIPYTTSLITPQWRIEETLRSLLAKFGGEVEFGTRLERVEQSDDAVSATIVRAGEQTTIVSRWLVGCDGGRSIVRKQSGFAFEGETREGVRMLVADLAADGVDRGSWHMWRHAEGAASLCPLPSTGLFQYQASIVPGQTAETALENLQAILERRSGRSDIRLHEPEWSTLWRANVRLADRYRAGRVFLAGDAAHVHSPAGGQGMNTGIQDAHNLAWKLAAVADGAPDVLLDSYEAERRPIAAGVLELSNARLKQVLEQKGPSTRRDASTIQLDIGYRSSALVQDDRDDSAELRAGDRAPDATGLTDPNGEHRLFELTRGGRFTLLDFTGSVTVDDAGSELRILRIVEHPARRDEVADAGGHLTQAYRATPHSLVLLRPDGYIALISDVGDARAVTDRLSRFR, translated from the coding sequence ATGACCGATGCGACATCGTCGGTGCCGGCGGAGGCCACGGTGCTGGTCGTCGGGGCCGGTCCCACCGGGCTCACGCTGGCCTGCGAACTCGCACGGAAGGGCGTTCCCTTCCGGCTGATCGACGCCGGCGCCGGCCCGCAGATCGGATCCCGCGGCAAAGGAGTGCAGCCGCGCACCCTGGAGGTGTTCGAGGATCTCGGCATCGTCGACCGCGTGCTCTCTCACGGCCGGATGGCGATGCCGATGCGATCGACCGGGCTCGACGGCACAGTCACCCTCGGCGGCGCCGAGCCGGAATCCCTCAAGAACCGGCCGGATATCCCCTACACGACGAGCCTCATCACTCCCCAGTGGCGGATCGAGGAGACCCTGCGGTCGCTGCTGGCGAAGTTCGGCGGCGAGGTCGAGTTCGGTACGCGCCTGGAGCGCGTGGAGCAGTCGGATGACGCGGTGTCGGCGACGATCGTCCGTGCCGGCGAGCAGACGACGATCGTCTCGCGTTGGCTCGTCGGCTGCGACGGCGGGCGCAGCATCGTCCGCAAGCAGTCCGGGTTCGCTTTCGAGGGTGAGACTCGTGAAGGCGTGCGGATGCTCGTCGCCGACCTCGCCGCCGATGGCGTCGACCGTGGCTCCTGGCACATGTGGCGGCATGCGGAGGGCGCTGCCAGCCTGTGCCCGCTCCCCTCCACCGGCCTGTTCCAGTATCAGGCCAGTATCGTGCCCGGGCAGACCGCCGAGACTGCTCTGGAGAACCTTCAGGCGATCCTGGAGCGCCGCAGCGGTCGTTCCGACATCCGTCTGCACGAGCCCGAGTGGTCCACGCTCTGGCGCGCCAACGTCCGTCTCGCCGACCGTTACCGCGCCGGGCGTGTCTTCCTCGCCGGAGACGCGGCGCACGTTCACTCGCCGGCCGGCGGGCAGGGTATGAACACCGGCATCCAGGACGCTCACAACCTCGCCTGGAAGCTCGCAGCCGTCGCCGACGGAGCTCCGGACGTTCTGCTGGACAGCTACGAGGCCGAGCGGCGGCCGATCGCCGCGGGCGTGCTCGAGCTCTCGAACGCCCGCCTGAAGCAGGTCCTTGAGCAGAAGGGGCCATCGACCCGCCGCGATGCGAGCACGATCCAGCTCGACATCGGCTACCGCAGCTCCGCCTTGGTGCAGGACGACCGCGACGATTCCGCCGAGCTGCGCGCCGGAGACCGTGCACCCGATGCGACCGGGCTGACCGATCCGAACGGCGAGCATCGACTGTTCGAGCTGACGCGCGGCGGCCGCTTTACGCTCCTGGACTTCACGGGATCGGTCACCGTCGACGACGCCGGCTCCGAGCTCCGGATACTGCGCATCGTCGAGCATCCGGCCCGGCGCGACGAGGTCGCGGACGCCGGCGGCCATCTGACTCAGGCCTACCGCGCGACGCCTCACTCACTCGTGCTCCTCCGTCCAGACGGCTATATCGCCCTCATCTCCGATGTCGGAGACGCGCGCGCCGTCACCGATCGCCTGTCTCGATTCCGCTGA
- a CDS encoding TetR/AcrR family transcriptional regulator: MPTVPSESPRRRRHGKQLEEALLTSAWEELVQAGYGRLTMESVARRAHTSEPVLYRRWANKDELVLAAAEHYRAVNPVEIPDTGALRSDLIAYMTASSQARATFFAVAAAAAFSGLLADTGLTPTQIRERVMSAEPLPSSQEIYRRAHDRGELDLHHIPDSVLEMPFELVRYNLLMDLKPLGSSRIRSIVDELFLPLLELHRK, from the coding sequence ATGCCCACCGTGCCATCCGAATCGCCCCGTCGACGTCGGCATGGCAAGCAGCTCGAGGAGGCTCTGCTCACCTCGGCGTGGGAGGAGCTGGTTCAGGCGGGGTACGGCCGGCTCACGATGGAATCAGTGGCCCGACGCGCGCACACGAGTGAGCCGGTGCTCTACCGCCGCTGGGCCAACAAGGACGAGCTCGTCCTCGCCGCCGCCGAGCACTATCGTGCCGTCAACCCCGTCGAGATCCCGGACACCGGAGCCCTGCGCAGCGATCTGATCGCCTATATGACCGCCTCGAGCCAGGCACGCGCGACCTTCTTCGCCGTCGCCGCCGCGGCCGCGTTCTCAGGGCTGCTGGCCGACACCGGGCTGACTCCCACGCAGATCCGCGAAAGGGTGATGTCTGCCGAACCTCTCCCATCCAGCCAGGAGATCTACCGGCGTGCTCACGACCGCGGCGAGCTCGACCTGCACCACATCCCCGACTCGGTGCTCGAGATGCCGTTCGAACTGGTGCGCTACAACCTGCTGATGGACCTCAAACCCCTGGGGAGCTCCCGCATCCGCTCCATCGTCGACGAACTGTTCCTGCCGCTGCTGGAACTGCACCGGAAGTGA
- a CDS encoding calcium:proton antiporter translates to MAVTSLLRAVLSPLAILRLALGWGAFLIVLLCAPLLAGPLPSAVLWVVLLVIVAVITVCAFGVVTEAEHLARRLGDPYGTLVLTISIAAIEVILIAAVMLGPGDHATIARDSVMAVSMIIMNLVIGVALLVGGLRHPRLRANRTGVSLYLGMLIVLLSVAFALPALIGIEGAYAPAQAIPLILLTVGLYAFFLIRQMGAQRADFQEVADAVPPASVSHAERGPIALVFAQHRAELVIRTLLLIAMVLPIVLLSHDMATLLDDGLDRLGAPVALSGILIAVIVFLPETITTIRAAFSGEMQRVSNLCHGALVSTAGLTIPAVLTIGLLTGQQVLLAETPVNLLLLGMTLLLTLATFSGRRVTALHGAAHLFLFVLYGMSVFA, encoded by the coding sequence GTGGCCGTCACATCCCTCCTTCGAGCCGTTCTCTCCCCTCTCGCGATCCTCCGCCTGGCACTCGGATGGGGAGCGTTCCTCATCGTGCTGCTGTGCGCACCCCTGCTCGCCGGGCCTCTTCCATCCGCAGTGCTCTGGGTGGTGCTGCTGGTGATCGTCGCGGTGATCACCGTGTGCGCATTCGGCGTCGTGACCGAGGCGGAGCACCTCGCCCGTCGCCTCGGTGACCCGTACGGCACGCTCGTGCTGACGATCTCCATCGCCGCGATCGAGGTGATCCTCATCGCCGCGGTCATGCTCGGCCCTGGCGACCATGCCACGATCGCCCGTGATTCGGTGATGGCGGTCTCGATGATCATCATGAACCTGGTGATCGGCGTCGCCCTGCTGGTCGGCGGCCTGCGGCATCCCCGACTGCGCGCGAACCGCACCGGCGTCTCGCTGTATCTGGGCATGCTGATCGTGCTGCTGTCGGTGGCGTTCGCGCTGCCGGCCCTGATCGGCATCGAGGGGGCCTACGCACCCGCGCAGGCGATTCCGCTGATCCTGCTCACCGTCGGGCTGTACGCGTTCTTCCTGATCCGCCAGATGGGTGCCCAGCGGGCGGATTTCCAGGAGGTCGCGGATGCGGTGCCTCCGGCATCCGTCTCGCATGCCGAGCGCGGCCCGATCGCGCTCGTCTTCGCGCAGCATCGTGCCGAGCTCGTCATCCGTACCCTGCTGCTGATCGCCATGGTGCTGCCGATCGTGCTGCTCTCACACGACATGGCGACCCTGCTGGACGACGGTCTGGACCGCCTCGGGGCGCCTGTCGCGCTGTCTGGCATCCTCATCGCCGTGATCGTGTTCCTGCCCGAGACCATCACCACCATTCGCGCAGCGTTCTCCGGCGAGATGCAGCGTGTCAGCAACCTGTGCCACGGCGCCCTGGTCTCCACCGCAGGCCTGACCATCCCCGCCGTCCTGACGATCGGTCTGCTCACCGGCCAGCAGGTGCTGCTGGCCGAAACCCCGGTGAATCTGCTGCTGCTGGGCATGACCCTGCTGCTGACGCTGGCGACCTTCAGCGGCCGGCGGGTGACCGCGCTGCACGGCGCCGCGCATCTGTTCCTGTTCGTGCTGTACGGGATGAGTGTGTTCGCCTGA
- a CDS encoding NAD(P)-binding domain-containing protein, translating to MSILESIVIGAGQAGLSSSYHLRRLGIDHVVLDANEHAGGAWQHRWDALTMIDVHGVAELPGAQAPPRSSAQANRVVPASFEEYERLHDLPVVRPVTVREVVDDHGTLVVRSDAGVWRTRTLVNATGTWTKPFLPHYPGMETFVGEQLHTVDYPGPEYFRGKRVLVVGGGASAVQFLGALAPITDTLWVTRRPPVWRTDEFTPDAGAAAVALVEQRVAQGLPPQSVVSVTGLMLRPQEREAERLGAYAARRPMFEHIEPDGVRWSDGAFEPVDVILWATGFRPAIAHLAPLHLRGPAGGIQLDRHGRGTTAVVDPRIQLVGYGPSASTIGANRAGRTAARGVQRQLASDTESGTASAAAPSCAVVH from the coding sequence GTGAGCATTCTCGAGAGCATCGTGATCGGAGCCGGGCAGGCGGGACTCTCCTCGTCGTATCACCTGCGGCGTCTCGGGATCGATCATGTCGTGCTCGACGCGAACGAGCACGCCGGCGGCGCCTGGCAGCACCGCTGGGATGCGCTGACGATGATCGACGTGCACGGCGTCGCCGAGCTTCCCGGAGCGCAGGCCCCGCCGCGCAGCTCGGCGCAGGCCAACCGGGTCGTGCCGGCTTCCTTCGAGGAGTACGAGCGCCTCCATGACCTTCCTGTGGTCCGCCCGGTCACGGTACGAGAGGTGGTCGATGACCACGGCACCCTGGTGGTGCGATCGGATGCCGGAGTCTGGCGCACCCGCACCCTGGTGAACGCCACCGGAACCTGGACGAAGCCGTTCCTGCCGCACTATCCCGGCATGGAGACCTTCGTCGGCGAACAGCTGCACACCGTGGACTACCCGGGGCCCGAGTATTTCCGCGGCAAGCGTGTGCTGGTGGTCGGCGGGGGAGCCTCGGCGGTGCAGTTCCTCGGGGCGCTCGCGCCGATCACCGACACGCTCTGGGTGACCAGGCGGCCACCGGTCTGGCGCACCGACGAGTTCACGCCCGATGCCGGGGCCGCAGCCGTCGCCCTCGTGGAGCAGCGCGTCGCACAGGGGCTCCCACCGCAGAGCGTGGTGAGCGTGACGGGCCTCATGCTGCGCCCGCAGGAGCGCGAGGCCGAACGTCTCGGCGCATACGCTGCCCGGCGTCCGATGTTCGAGCACATCGAGCCCGATGGAGTGCGCTGGAGCGACGGCGCCTTCGAGCCCGTCGACGTGATCCTCTGGGCCACCGGGTTCCGTCCTGCCATCGCCCATCTCGCACCCCTGCACCTGCGCGGCCCGGCCGGCGGCATCCAGCTCGATCGCCACGGGCGCGGCACGACGGCCGTCGTCGACCCGCGCATCCAGCTCGTCGGATACGGGCCATCCGCAAGCACCATCGGAGCCAACCGCGCCGGCCGCACCGCCGCTCGCGGCGTGCAGCGCCAGCTCGCGTCAGACACAGAATCCGGCACGGCATCCGCCGCCGCTCCGTCTTGCGCTGTCGTGCACTGA
- a CDS encoding glycoside hydrolase family 3 N-terminal domain-containing protein — MRRAGWGAVAGLLVAVVVAGCAPSAGPAPNAPTTQRTPSATPTPTPTLDPAEAAVAQMSVEQRARSVVMGHVPGTDTTVLRDYMSSGLGGFILMSDNISGGPDQVRAVTAALTVDPQLPPLIAIDQEGGVVSRLSWDALPAGRGLQSADAASVESAFAGRAELVAAVGANVNFGIIADVPLGPTSFIASRALGTDADSAATRVRAAVQGRRASSSRR, encoded by the coding sequence ATGCGTCGAGCCGGCTGGGGAGCAGTTGCGGGGCTGCTGGTCGCAGTCGTCGTTGCCGGCTGTGCGCCGTCGGCTGGGCCGGCCCCCAACGCGCCCACGACGCAGCGCACACCGTCCGCAACGCCCACCCCGACGCCGACTCTCGATCCCGCCGAGGCCGCCGTGGCGCAGATGAGCGTCGAACAGCGGGCCCGGAGCGTGGTGATGGGGCACGTGCCGGGAACAGACACCACGGTGCTGCGGGATTACATGTCGTCGGGGCTCGGCGGCTTCATCCTCATGAGCGACAACATCTCCGGCGGTCCTGATCAGGTGCGCGCCGTCACCGCAGCGCTGACGGTCGATCCGCAGCTGCCTCCGCTGATCGCCATCGACCAGGAGGGCGGAGTGGTCTCCCGGCTCTCCTGGGACGCGCTGCCCGCTGGGCGCGGATTGCAGAGCGCCGACGCGGCCTCGGTCGAGTCCGCATTCGCGGGCCGGGCCGAGCTGGTCGCCGCCGTCGGAGCGAACGTCAACTTCGGCATCATCGCCGACGTTCCGCTGGGCCCGACGTCGTTCATCGCCTCACGCGCACTGGGAACCGATGCCGACTCGGCGGCCACCCGCGTGCGCGCGGCCGTGCAGGGGAGAAGGGCATCGTCCTCTCGACGTTGA
- a CDS encoding glycoside hydrolase family 3 N-terminal domain-containing protein, which translates to MKHFPDHGAAPGDSHHLIPTTDVPLEKWRTADAKPFIAGIDAGAELLMFGHLAYTAVDAAPASLSARWHAIARDELGFDGVMITDDLGMLSSSGVAAYHDPVANAVHAIVAGNDMVLMVAGADAETAPAIVKGLVAAVADGRLPAPRLDDAATRVMELRMRSATAQAR; encoded by the coding sequence TTGAAGCACTTTCCCGACCACGGCGCCGCGCCCGGTGACTCGCATCACCTCATCCCGACCACCGACGTTCCTCTCGAGAAGTGGCGGACGGCTGACGCGAAGCCCTTCATCGCCGGGATCGACGCCGGCGCGGAACTGCTGATGTTCGGACACCTCGCATACACTGCGGTCGATGCCGCACCGGCCTCGCTCTCGGCGCGCTGGCATGCGATCGCCCGCGACGAGCTGGGCTTCGACGGCGTGATGATCACCGACGACCTCGGGATGCTCAGTTCATCCGGCGTGGCCGCCTACCACGACCCGGTCGCCAACGCCGTCCACGCGATCGTCGCCGGCAACGACATGGTGCTGATGGTCGCCGGCGCCGACGCGGAAACAGCACCGGCGATCGTCAAGGGACTCGTAGCCGCCGTCGCTGACGGGCGGCTGCCGGCGCCGCGGCTGGACGATGCCGCGACGCGCGTGATGGAGCTGCGGATGCGATCGGCGACGGCGCAGGCTCGTTAG
- a CDS encoding App1 family protein — MSSASASKIHWFARLEHRFHVWRERRARRRGRSATIVPFPGYGGTGWVRVVGRVLIVPPPPEKERGEGAGVRGWRAFVGIPVSFAAVRVELAGRTHEVVADRGGVIDTVIEAHLEPGWQTFTMAVEGREPVEATVFVVAENTRFGVVCDVDDTVMVTALPRPFIAAWNSFVVNEHARTPVPGMAVLLEQLRRDHPGAPVIYLSTGAWNVAPTLRRFLSRHLFPAGAMLLTDWGPTHDRWFRSGREHKSANLLRLAEEFPEVRWLLVGDDGQHDEAIYSAFLEQHPESVAGVAIRRLLPAEAVLAGGRASVKHGPEPVPWVSAEDGAGLRDQLREAGIIDTSS; from the coding sequence ATGTCCTCTGCCTCGGCGAGCAAGATCCACTGGTTCGCTCGCCTCGAACACCGCTTTCACGTCTGGCGCGAGCGCCGTGCCCGCCGACGTGGTCGTTCGGCGACCATCGTGCCCTTTCCCGGCTACGGCGGCACCGGCTGGGTGCGCGTGGTCGGCAGGGTGCTCATCGTCCCTCCGCCACCGGAGAAGGAGCGCGGGGAGGGCGCCGGAGTGCGCGGCTGGCGCGCATTCGTCGGAATCCCCGTCAGCTTCGCCGCGGTGCGGGTCGAACTGGCCGGACGCACCCACGAGGTGGTCGCCGACCGCGGCGGGGTGATCGACACGGTCATCGAAGCCCACCTCGAACCGGGCTGGCAGACCTTCACCATGGCGGTCGAGGGCCGCGAACCCGTCGAGGCGACCGTCTTCGTGGTCGCCGAGAACACGCGCTTCGGCGTCGTCTGCGATGTGGACGACACGGTGATGGTCACCGCCCTCCCGCGGCCGTTCATCGCCGCCTGGAACTCCTTCGTCGTCAACGAGCACGCGCGCACCCCCGTACCCGGGATGGCGGTGCTGCTCGAACAGCTGCGGCGCGACCACCCCGGCGCCCCGGTGATCTACCTGTCGACCGGCGCCTGGAACGTCGCCCCCACACTGCGACGCTTTCTGAGCAGGCACCTGTTCCCAGCGGGCGCGATGCTGCTCACCGACTGGGGCCCCACTCACGACCGCTGGTTCCGCAGCGGTCGTGAGCACAAGTCCGCCAACCTGCTGCGGCTCGCCGAGGAGTTCCCGGAGGTGCGCTGGCTGCTGGTCGGCGATGACGGCCAGCACGACGAGGCCATCTACTCCGCGTTCCTCGAGCAGCATCCGGAATCGGTCGCCGGGGTCGCCATCCGTCGTCTGCTGCCCGCTGAGGCGGTGCTCGCCGGCGGGCGCGCGAGCGTCAAGCACGGACCGGAACCCGTGCCATGGGTCAGCGCCGAAGACGGCGCGGGACTGCGCGATCAGCTGCGCGAGGCCGGGATCATCGACACGTCATCATGA
- a CDS encoding DedA family protein, with amino-acid sequence MDDFVLWAIEMVQSVDPVLRTILAGVAIMLETSILIGLLVPGDTIVLVAAIGVTSWLEGIALGIAVIAGAILGESLGFWLGRWAGPHIRASWLGRRIGAEQWRRSERYLQRRGGIAIFLSRFLPVLHSLVPLTVGMSRYPYRRFIAWTLPACALWASIYVGLAAGAAGSYMELSQRVHYAGYVFVGAIAVLLIGILVTKKIIARREERHMKDEPRREA; translated from the coding sequence GTGGACGACTTCGTGCTCTGGGCGATCGAGATGGTGCAGTCCGTGGATCCGGTGCTGCGCACGATACTGGCCGGGGTCGCGATCATGCTCGAGACCAGCATCCTGATCGGCCTGCTCGTACCGGGCGACACCATCGTGCTGGTGGCCGCGATCGGCGTGACCTCCTGGCTCGAGGGCATCGCCCTCGGCATCGCGGTCATCGCCGGTGCGATCCTGGGCGAATCGCTCGGCTTCTGGCTGGGCCGGTGGGCCGGCCCGCACATCCGCGCATCGTGGCTCGGTCGCCGCATCGGTGCCGAGCAGTGGCGGCGGTCCGAACGCTACCTGCAGCGTCGTGGCGGTATCGCCATCTTCCTGTCGCGATTCCTGCCCGTGCTGCATTCGCTCGTCCCCCTCACCGTCGGGATGAGCAGATACCCCTACCGCCGCTTCATCGCCTGGACACTGCCGGCATGCGCGCTATGGGCATCGATCTACGTCGGTCTCGCCGCCGGCGCCGCGGGCAGCTACATGGAGCTCTCGCAGCGCGTGCACTATGCGGGGTACGTCTTCGTCGGAGCCATCGCCGTTCTGCTGATCGGCATCCTCGTCACGAAGAAGATCATCGCCCGCCGCGAGGAGCGCCACATGAAGGATGAGCCGCGCCGGGAAGCGTGA